Within the Populus trichocarpa isolate Nisqually-1 chromosome 14, P.trichocarpa_v4.1, whole genome shotgun sequence genome, the region TCATCAATGAGTTTCATCTTAGCAAATCTAACTTTTCTATTATCAGACAATTTATGCCACTCAAAGAATTTATCCATATCACGAATCCACATATCAAATATCCAAGGGTCATAACGATCGTCAAAAGTGGGAGCTTCTATTTTGTTAGGACTCAAGACTCGCTCATCAAAGTCATCGTGTTTAGAGTAACCTAAATGATAGTCATATTGGTGGCGCTCAGAGTGAACTTGTCCATAATGATTATTCTTATGATATTTATTGGTCTTTGAGTGCCTTATTCGAAAACTCTCTTGGGGTTCAATTCTTTTAAACATGTTGATAGCCTAAGTTTGCAGTTTCTTTAAATTGTCATAAGAGTATCATTAAGGGTTGAGTCTAGAGTAAATGTAAACTTAAGCTTGGACACTAGATCATCATGacataaatgcatgcaaaactcacttataaatgaaattgagatcacAAATGGTTCTTGCATGTaaaatcacaatacaaaaataaagctaattttatttttatctctttttttttaaaatgtggagactaatcaagaacaaattacactaataaaattataagcatGTAGTACTAGATTCTTAAgtgtaaatgattaatcaaacacGATGTCACAAGCAAGAACTCataattatcaaatagaataGAATATTAACTATCACTGATGAAAGAGGTtgatgaacaaaaataataatattctttgTTAGgtgagagaaatttttttttttggaattttctagacacaaaagtaatattaataataacttaaatgacaagtgaaaaaccaagaaaagtaACTTCAACAAATATGAGAGAGTGATTCAGTAACTAGAGTGTGGGAGGAAGCTGGAGTTTGCTAGAGCTGATGTGGCAAACTAGATGAATGGACTGCTGACACGACATATGACACGGCCAGTTTGCTGACGTGGTGGGTGACGGGGATGATCTTGTCTGGCGTGGCAGGGTGGCATGGCTGATGACGTGGCAGGGCTAATTAATTTTGCCGAGAGTTTTCTTTGGTTTCCTGGTTTCCTTCATCTGGTTGCCGTCTTCACACAAACCTGCTCTTGGAAATCAGTCAACAAATTAATCCCCGTAACCCGATACAGGTGAAAGGATTAAGATGCTGGTCTTCCATGGTGAGTCTCTGGGTTGAGTTGATCTGCTGCTGTGAGAGGCGGTTTGCTGAAGGTGAATTGATTTGGCTGCTGTGAGAACTGTTGTAGATCTTGGTGGCTGTTGAGAGAAGGCGTGGCTGGTGAAGACGAATAACTATTGCGAGCACTGAAGGTGGTGGTTTGTGGTTCTGATTTGGCTGCTGAAGGCGAGGACCACCGCAGTCTGTTGAAGATGGTGGTTGCCGCCGGTCGGTTCTACTACTCTGTTGGTCGCTAATGGTGGGGGCGACGATGGTACTGTGGACGGTCGCTGGCGCTGAAGAGGACGACACTGGCTGAGGCGCTGCCTTTGCTGCTGTAAACCCGAATCGATGTTGGTTGTGATGGGTGTTGTGGGTATCGGCGTCCGGTTTGATGATGGAGACGATGAACAGTGAttttgaacactgaacagtagGTTCTTGTGATCAGAACAGTAGGTTTTGaacaaggattttttttccttttttcagaTCAAACCGGATCTAGAGTTTAGTATAAACATTATAGACcgtttaattgtaagaacaattaaaagccttccttttataccaaatttgatgcggaacaataaaaaaataaaattaaagcaagaacagaaagaagctttagaaaagaaagaagctgaagaagagaagaaaggagattggagatatgcaaaatctgcaattttcattaatcatcaaaaactgtcccttaacatttagaaaagtagggtatttatactaaaaccctaactagaataAACGACTGGGCTTATgacccactaaataaaatacccaacaataattaaatcaaacccaacaaataaagccaaactaataaaactcaactaaaagttcatataaattaaacccaaaacataagttaaagcccaatctctcaattgtttgggctatcctccatcgtctatgatcattcgcatgtataaataatatttcagattTGGTGTCCCCATCATAACGTCTTCAGTAATTGTTGGACACTAATCAACAATATCACTCTAGTATATAGTGTACTAGCACTAACTGATTAATACCAAGTAATAACTTCTCATCCAGGATCACCCTAACAATTCTACTTGACCCGTCCCAACTGTTTaggaacatgttttttttttttctgaatcaAAGTTCGACAATAATTTCTTAATCACACAACCACTCTCATTCCTCCTTGCCAAGCATTCGATCCTCACCAGGCAATAATGCTCATTGCCCAGAACAGGGTATAATGCTATAATAGTccaaaaataagaattataatgACATTCCAATCATTTTCACACATTCAATCACAATACACATTTTCACACATTCAATCAcaataccattttatttttccgataaaatgtttttcaattttttttaagatttcatgTTAACATTATACCGTGTACACCAATTATCGACTCGATAATTGCTTCTATTAGTAACCCTTTAACCAAGACACTAGTCCCAAACATCCGGACATCTAGTTCCTCCCATTATGCTCATTTATGATGCATCTATCACATTTACCCAAACTTGGCACTGACCCCAGGTCCAGTCCATTACTTTTGACTGTCCAAAAATCCAACCATCCAACATTTGACATTAACCCCGTTACCGGGTCATTAATCCATTCGCCCAATTACCGGGCACCGACCCCATCACCAGATCTCTTATTTATCCACCCAATTCTCGAGCATCAACCCATTTACTAGGCCACTAATTTATTTGCCTAATTTACTGGGCACCGACTCCCTTTACTAGGCCACTAATTCATATGCCCAATTTACCGGGCACCGACCCTCTTTACCAGATCACTAATTCATCTACCTAATTTACCGGGCACCGACCCCTTTACTGGGTCACTAATTCACCCGCTCATTTTCCCGGGCATTGACCCCTTTTACTGGGTCACCAAGTTTGTAAGCATCTAATGATGAGAGCAGAAGGCTGAGAGAAGGCCTATTGCCAGAGAAGGTCTGGGCAGGAAAAAGCAATGCTTAAGATTAATCATTCAGGAGTAATTGGTAAAGCTATGCTGTAGTAAATCTGAGGATTCACCTTGTGAGGTACGAGATGCTACAgaacttgtttttctttacaacTCTTCTGGGGTCTgcgaaaaatataaataaattaataattcgACATCACTGTAGACAACACCTGCACTATGAATCAGATACAGCAGTAATATGTCTTGGCCCTTATAGCATGCAGATATAATTTATTGTatcttttttcttatccttttagCAGATATATAAATGCTTAAACCTAACATTCCACATGCAAGGGCATCTGGCTGGGCGAAGAAGTTGGACATGAGTTCATCATGGTTATTTCCAACCTCTCCTGTGaacaaattgatttgaaatcaGATAAGCATAACTATAAATTCAAAGCTTAAAAAGTTGTCCTTGTGAATCTTAATCTTGACAAAATAATCTTAATCAGAGAAGTATACCGGTTGCTGACTGAATGAATGGTAACGCTAATAGATCTAGTGAAGAAACACTCGCTCGTGCAGGATAtccaaaaaatgaaatattccACACGCTCAAAACACCTAAAAGTACCTGAaggagaaagaaggagaaagtCAGAATGTTATCAGCATGTCTTTAGAATCTCATAAAGCACATCCAACTAATGCCTGTTCAGACAATCCCCCAGATGGATAGTCACAAGGCAAATGACATATAGCAGCTTCAAGTCCTTCCATGGCTGGGTTTCGAAAATTAAAGTCTATGAAGCCATCTGAAATTTGTCGGGAGCAGacgcctaaaaaaaaaaagtaggcaCTAAATTTATAGTCGCTATATTCAAAATAGCGTAATAGTTGAGAATAATACAatgatttaagttatttttagtcaaatttttttatttatatgtatgcGGCAGTACACAATAGTAATTACTAGCTTGATTGCCCGCGCTTTGCTGCGGGCGATTTTAGGTTATGAATGAAAATACAGTTTTGTACCAGAATAAGCATAAcatgcatgaaaaataataattgctaagcaataataaaaagaactgCAGCTAGGTATAGTATCAAAGGTTTGATAATATAGATAAAGTTATAGATTAAGTTATAAACAACAAAATGCAAATAAGCTGTCAGATTGCTGAACACTTAAAGGACATTGTTGTTTCCAAACTATATCAAAATTACAGAGGCAGCAATCATGATAATATAGATTAAGTTATAAACAACACCAAAAGTGGAAATAAGCTGCCAGATTCCTCTCCATGTTCTTGCTACAGGAATCTAAATCCAAGTCATTTGTAGAGGAATTGCTAGTTTTTCTGCAATgtaaagacaataaaataaattatgtaaagaCAACAAATCCAAGTCATTGTTGTTAGTATTTTTTGGACATGTTAAATAGCCTTcacaaaaatgtttttggttttttttgttttgtgttataGATGCAATTGAAGGTTGAAAATTCTGTGAACATTTGTGTAGTAGATGAAGTTAAATGTGTGCATGAAGCAAGATATAAAAATTgaccatgctttttttttttttacattattgtaTATACAGTTTATGTAGTCATTATAAAACCTTTttcaaagcaataaaaatcctaaactgaaaaaaaaaaggaaaaactttttttctcaaaaaactcCGGCATCACATTGCTGTGATTATTCCTTCAGGGAAGATGAAAGAGGGGAGCATTTGAAATCATGTGAGAAGAAACGAAACAAAAGTTTCTTGTGGCATTAAAACATAGTGAAGAAATTGAGTGCAGTGTATGCCTGGATAATGTGCTTTCAAAGCCTACAACACCTAAAAGAAAGCTTGCAGTCCTGCCTAAATGTGGACCATCCATTGTGCATATCATGTATCAGGAATTGGTGTCATGGTTCCCCAACCTCTAGGATGACTTTAATTTACAGCATTCACCAAGAAAGTAACCATATTTATTGCAATTGTTTAAGTAACATATGCACATATATAATTGCAATGATTTCTTCTTTATCTAAGTATTTATTGTGTGCacataataattatgttttcttctcATTGTTAATATACATATATCCTTTACTAATTCTTTGGTTTTAATgaaaagtattaatattgatatataaattTTCCAGggaatgattttttctcttttaagaaTTGTTTTCAATGTTATAATTAGCatgtaaagaagaaaagaactcATGAATTATAGACTGTGAAGTGAAGAGAAATAggtaaatgtaaaataaaaaaaaaacaaatagaattagaaaataaataacaaataaaaggcATGTTGGACAAATTGGAAACTGATTTATAAGAATGTGAGGTTAAAAATCAAACCTTCGATGAAGATGAGGATGTTGCCCGTTGTTTTTTCAAAGGTGGAAGTGAGTGATCAAATGTCTCAGATGTAGCTATGTTTCCCAGGTTTCCTTGGACTTCAATTGGTTTGTCATGCTCATCTTCATGACTATTGTAACCAAAGGAGTTAAAGAGATGCAAGGCAGAACCATCACAGGTTAAGAACCATCAAATTTAGCAcgtgttaaggaaaaaaaaatgtaaagaaagtGTGGGGAAATGTAAACTTGCCTGAGCTGCTGTGTTGCATCTTCAAAATCAAGTACACATCGTGCTTCACTGTTTATGCTTGTTTCATTGTTTGGTGATATGTTCTGAGGTGGTGTCTCCAAGGAATCAGGAGCAATCCTGAGTTGTGTGACAGTATTTTGTGGAGTTGATGGAGCTTTGAGAACCTGTTTCATATAGCTTAATGGAGTAGATGTCTTGGATGTAGGAGATGATTTAGCTTCTGGAGTTGCTGTTTCTAGAGGATGGATGCTCTTATTTGTGCTGTCGTCAAAGATATTAGTAATGATAACCTCACATCTGTTGGTGATGGATCTGAAAGCACCAAATCGAAGCTGAAAAATCATGCTTTTGTTTAACTTTGCTGCCATGGCAGGAGGAAGAACTGAGggatcaataaattttttattatagacaTAATGGTGGGCCGATGATCCAAAAAAGTTCTCAGCAGTTTTCCCAAATAGAAGAAAATTAGTGACATCTTCTCCATCGGTAACAATGCATTCTAAGCGAAAcctataatataaaattgaatacaTGTTCATTAATAAGAAGTGCATGATAATGTATCCAaggaatatgatttttttatttaacaacttAATATTGCTTTAGTTGTGAAATTAGATGACTTACCATGGAATTGGAAGAGAGGTGATAGCATCATGATCCATGCATGTGTAATTGTTTTCGCCCCCACTAagttttttgttgcattttggACAGCTTGGATACCACCAGCCATTGGGAAAATCAAAGTCAACAATCGAAGCTTGACATGTGAATCTTAGATGCTGGTAATGGAAAGGAAATACATGTTTCAGGAGTGTGGttagatgaaattttaaaaactaattatatgaaaaaggTAAAGTATGTTATCAAAGCTAATAATAAAagggtttaaaaaataaccttgtGCTCATAAGGATTCATGCAAAGAATCTCATGTATTGTTCTcctattttctttgatttgttcCTCTATCGATAAAACAACATTTGATGATGAAGGGAGTTGTTGTATTTCAACAGGTAGTTGTGCAAAGCTGCGTGTACAATCGATTAAAAAAGatggtgaaaaaataattagttagaaaaaaatatgcgGCAGTACACAATAGTAATTATAAGCAAGAGCAGGATTATTTGTTAGGAAGactataattaatataacaagatataatatttgttttaatttattatacatgagTTGTCAAAAAAAACCctgcatgatttagttttatttaaataacttactacaaacata harbors:
- the LOC112324033 gene encoding uncharacterized protein LOC112324033 — encoded protein: MNPYEHKHLRFTCQASIVDFDFPNGWWYPSCPKCNKKLSGGENNYTCMDHDAITSLPIPWFRLECIVTDGEDVTNFLLFGKTAENFFGSSAHHYVYNKKFIDPSVLPPAMAAKLNKSMIFQLRFGAFRSITNRCEVIITNIFDDSTNKSIHPLETATPEAKSSPTSKTSTPLSYMKQVLKAPSTPQNTVTQLRIAPDSLETPPQNISPNNETSINSEARCVLDFEDATQQLSHEDEHDKPIEVQGNLGNIATSETFDHSLPPLKKQRATSSSSSKKN